Proteins encoded in a region of the Metamycoplasma alkalescens genome:
- a CDS encoding primosome protein, whose protein sequence is MDKKILNSIFSFDNKLDAKKLKEEVLSKDFIQNEIKRLNLNEYQIQKGMGILQRYHDFVLKNNKEPNYKLCVDAYDFLAEDYSDDENYVKYKKIENFWLTSVTELDPIIQKYFNTKASLKIFSLFKKSLIDYFATLIETKKSLEIKKILEDIVSKNIFQCNICFLDKKNMFANNIFKYIASLNAIKFNKSVAYLTANDLYNYISANPEEKKSIMWYLNRVEILFITNLTLGVKPQWFLDLLINIFETRQSKNMPTLISSSRDIVSTKTKFLSSYYYSKENNENDLENLFKEIIFNNFKKIIIN, encoded by the coding sequence ATGGATAAAAAAATTTTGAATTCAATATTTTCTTTTGATAACAAATTAGATGCTAAGAAACTAAAAGAAGAAGTATTATCAAAAGATTTTATTCAAAATGAAATCAAAAGACTTAATTTAAATGAATATCAAATCCAAAAAGGCATGGGAATATTGCAACGTTACCATGATTTTGTACTAAAAAATAATAAAGAACCAAATTATAAATTATGTGTTGATGCTTATGATTTTTTAGCGGAAGATTATAGTGATGATGAAAATTATGTCAAATACAAAAAAATTGAAAATTTTTGATTAACTTCTGTTACTGAATTAGATCCAATAATTCAAAAGTATTTTAATACAAAAGCTTCATTAAAAATATTTTCATTATTCAAAAAATCATTAATTGATTACTTTGCAACATTGATCGAGACAAAAAAATCATTAGAAATCAAAAAAATTCTTGAGGATATTGTTTCAAAAAATATTTTTCAATGCAATATTTGTTTTTTAGATAAAAAAAATATGTTTGCAAATAACATTTTTAAATACATTGCTTCTTTAAATGCAATTAAGTTTAATAAGAGTGTTGCTTATTTAACTGCAAATGATTTGTATAATTATATTTCAGCAAACCCTGAAGAAAAAAAATCAATTATGTGATATTTAAATCGTGTTGAAATTTTATTTATAACAAATTTAACTCTAGGTGTTAAACCACAATGATTTTTGGATCTTTTAATTAATATTTTTGAAACAAGACAATCAAAAAACATGCCGACACTAATTTCTTCATCAAGAGACATTGTTTCAACAAAAACAAAATTTTTGTCAAGTTATTATTATTCAAAAGAAAACAATGAAAATGATTTAGAAAATTTATTTAAAGAAATTATTTTTAATAACTTTAAAAAGATTATTATCAATTAA
- a CDS encoding DnaD domain protein: protein MQNYKFLIDSKIDINSKDLINLRTFYTPIIGIQGISFYQYLFDLYHLDKKTSHDWDLVSDFLTLDFSELEIIKNKLEALGLIKTFQDSNGNLLFRLFKPLNANEIVNNILISNLLESKIGKEKFDFLIKKNAHYYFDEDKMTNISKNFFEIFGQKKVLKNQKKSFNFELLQEKDWLNNLSSEEYIYNFTKKALSPTQILMLKKIKTLKFSDPAINCIIKYSISINNSIVCNYIEKIANDFAKRNLFEADMIDNELNQVINYKNSNNSRLLMLKKESDFEFEKSKFDDGLSWDD from the coding sequence AAGGATTTAATTAATTTACGAACATTTTATACTCCGATTATTGGTATTCAAGGAATTTCTTTTTATCAGTATTTATTTGATTTATACCATTTAGACAAAAAAACAAGTCATGATTGAGATTTAGTTTCAGATTTTTTAACTCTTGATTTCTCAGAACTTGAAATTATTAAAAATAAACTTGAAGCACTTGGTTTAATTAAAACATTTCAAGATAGTAATGGGAATTTATTATTTAGATTATTTAAACCTCTAAATGCAAATGAAATTGTTAATAATATTCTAATCTCAAATCTTTTAGAATCTAAGATTGGGAAAGAAAAATTTGATTTTTTAATCAAAAAAAATGCCCATTATTATTTTGATGAAGATAAAATGACAAATATTTCGAAAAACTTTTTTGAAATATTTGGACAAAAAAAGGTGCTTAAAAATCAAAAAAAATCATTTAATTTTGAACTATTACAAGAAAAAGATTGATTGAATAATTTAAGTTCAGAAGAATATATTTATAATTTCACAAAAAAAGCATTAAGTCCAACCCAGATTTTGATGTTAAAAAAAATTAAAACATTAAAATTTAGTGATCCTGCAATTAATTGCATTATAAAATATTCAATTTCGATTAATAATTCAATTGTTTGCAACTACATTGAAAAAATCGCTAATGATTTTGCAAAAAGAAATTTATTTGAAGCAGATATGATTGATAATGAGTTAAATCAAGTAATTAACTATAAGAATTCAAATAATTCAAGACTTTTAATGTTAAAAAAAGAAAGTGATTTTGAATTTGAAAAATCTAAATTTGATGATGGACTAAGTTGGGATGATTAA